A region of Moorena sp. SIOASIH DNA encodes the following proteins:
- a CDS encoding 2'-5' RNA ligase family protein, protein MRLQSLTPLPLILKGFGAFVPRVIYINLLKTPELLSLHNDLMVTQETSLGIVYQTSKNRSFSPHMTVAFRDLTQPNFRASWT, encoded by the coding sequence ATAAGGCTTCAGAGCCTGACCCCACTTCCCTTAATCCTCAAAGGCTTTGGTGCCTTTGTCCCCCGTGTCATCTATATTAATTTGCTCAAGACCCCAGAACTGCTTAGTTTGCACAACGATTTGATGGTAACCCAAGAGACATCCTTAGGAATTGTATACCAAACCTCAAAAAACCGCTCCTTTTCCCCTCACATGACCGTTGCCTTCCGAGACTTGACCCAGCCAAACTTTAGAGCTTCATGGACATAA
- the acpP gene encoding acyl carrier protein, with product MSDIFEKVQGIVSEQLDVEASEVTPEANFANDLGADSLDTVELVMALEEAFDIEIPDEAAEKIATVQSAVDYIKEKAGAGAETPA from the coding sequence ATGAGCGACATTTTCGAGAAAGTTCAGGGAATCGTTTCAGAACAGTTGGACGTTGAGGCGAGCGAGGTTACCCCAGAAGCCAACTTTGCCAACGATCTGGGCGCTGACTCCCTAGACACAGTTGAACTGGTGATGGCGTTAGAAGAAGCTTTCGACATCGAAATCCCTGATGAAGCGGCGGAAAAGATAGCAACTGTTCAAAGCGCTGTGGATTACATTAAGGAAAAAGCAGGAGCAGGAGCAGAAACTCCAGCTTAA
- the fabF gene encoding beta-ketoacyl-ACP synthase II codes for MTNFDKKRVVVTGLGAITPIGNTVAEYWEGLLNGRNGIGLISLFDASKHACRIAGEVKGFDPHDYMKGKQAKRMDRFAQLAVSASKQALADAQFEINDLNAEQVGVMIGTGIGGLKVLEDQETVLLRRGPDRCSPFMIPMMIANMAAGLTAIHTGAKGPNSCPVTACAAGSNAVGDAFRLIQRGYAQAMICGGTEAAVTPLAMAGFASARALSTRNDTPESACCPFDIARDGFVMGEGSGILILEELEHALSRGAKIYAEIVGYAMTCDAHHITSPVPDGEGAARAIALTMKDAGLTAEQVSYINAHGTSTVANDKTETAAIKKALGDHAYKVAISSTKSMTGHLLGGSGGIEAVASVMAIAHDQIPPTINLNNPDPECDLDYVPNYSRQQMVEVVLSNSFGFGGHNVTLAFKKYR; via the coding sequence ATGACAAACTTTGATAAAAAACGGGTCGTTGTTACAGGTCTCGGTGCAATTACGCCCATAGGCAACACGGTGGCTGAGTACTGGGAAGGGTTATTAAACGGACGCAATGGTATTGGTTTAATTTCCTTATTTGATGCCTCCAAGCACGCTTGTCGTATTGCTGGCGAGGTAAAGGGCTTTGATCCCCATGACTACATGAAGGGTAAGCAAGCAAAGCGTATGGACCGCTTTGCTCAATTGGCGGTTTCTGCCAGTAAGCAAGCATTAGCTGATGCCCAGTTTGAGATCAATGACCTGAACGCAGAACAGGTCGGTGTAATGATTGGCACTGGTATCGGTGGTCTCAAGGTACTGGAAGACCAGGAAACAGTTCTTCTTAGACGTGGACCTGACCGCTGTAGTCCGTTTATGATCCCGATGATGATTGCTAACATGGCAGCCGGTCTGACAGCAATTCATACCGGAGCCAAGGGACCCAATAGTTGCCCAGTTACTGCCTGTGCAGCCGGGTCTAATGCCGTAGGTGATGCGTTTCGCTTAATCCAGCGAGGCTATGCTCAAGCTATGATTTGTGGCGGTACTGAAGCGGCAGTGACCCCCCTAGCAATGGCGGGTTTTGCATCAGCAAGAGCTTTATCTACTCGTAACGATACCCCTGAGTCGGCTTGCTGTCCTTTTGATATCGCTCGCGATGGTTTCGTGATGGGAGAAGGTTCTGGGATTCTGATCCTAGAGGAACTGGAACACGCCCTCAGCCGTGGGGCAAAAATTTATGCCGAAATCGTCGGCTATGCCATGACCTGTGATGCCCATCACATCACATCCCCTGTACCAGATGGAGAAGGAGCAGCCAGGGCTATAGCACTGACGATGAAGGATGCTGGGTTGACGGCCGAACAGGTTAGCTACATCAATGCCCACGGGACTAGTACAGTTGCCAATGATAAAACTGAAACAGCAGCGATTAAAAAAGCTTTAGGAGACCATGCCTATAAAGTAGCAATTAGCTCCACCAAATCCATGACAGGTCATTTGTTGGGAGGGTCTGGTGGCATTGAAGCAGTGGCTTCAGTGATGGCAATTGCCCATGACCAGATTCCACCAACGATAAATTTGAACAACCCAGACCCTGAATGCGATTTGGATTACGTACCCAATTATAGTCGCCAGCAGATGGTAGAAGTAGTGCTATCCAATTCCTTTGGGTTCGGCGGTCATAATGTAACCCTAGCCTTCAAAAAATACCGGTAA
- the tkt gene encoding transketolase, with protein MAVATQSLEELCINSIRFLAIDAVEKAKSGHPGLPMGAAPMAFVLWDRFMRYNPKNPNWFNRDRFVLSAGHGCMLQYALLYLTGYDGVTIDDLQQFRQWESVTPGHPENFETNGVEVTTGPLGQGIANGVGLAMAEAHLAARFNKPDATIVDHYTYVILGDGCNMEGVSGEACSLAGHLGLGKLIALYDDNHISIDGSTDLAFTEDVGKRFEAYGWHVQHVESGNTNLEAINDAIAAAKAVTDKPSFIKVTTTIGYGSPNKANSHAVHGAALGGDEVEATRQHLGWEYEPFVVPDDALNHFRKAVERGTEAEAAWNQTLADYKAKYPEQSAEFEQITSGKLPEGWEKALPTYTPEDKGVATRKHSQATLNALAPVLPQLIGGSADLAPSNLTLLTISGDFQKGQYENRNLRFGVREHGMGAICNGIALHNSGLIPYGATFLIFTDYMRAAIRLSALSQAGVIWVMTHDSVALGEDGPTHQPVETIASLRAIPNLVVLRPADGNETSGAYKVAIERRDAPTLIAFTRQGLPNLAGSSIERATKGAYVLSDSDGTPDIILIGTGSEVSLCVQGAEQLREEGKKVRVVSMPSWELFEAQDEAYRESVLPKAVTKRLAVEAGVSFGWCRYLGTEGDMISIDRFGVSAPGGVAMAKFGYTVENVVAKAKALLG; from the coding sequence ATGGCCGTTGCAACCCAGTCTCTCGAAGAACTTTGCATCAATTCCATCCGCTTCTTGGCGATTGATGCTGTAGAAAAGGCCAAGTCTGGTCATCCTGGGCTGCCCATGGGGGCGGCTCCTATGGCATTCGTGCTTTGGGACCGTTTTATGCGGTATAACCCCAAAAATCCCAATTGGTTCAACCGCGATCGCTTCGTCTTGTCGGCTGGTCATGGCTGTATGTTGCAATACGCCTTACTTTACCTAACTGGCTATGATGGTGTAACCATAGACGACCTTCAGCAGTTCCGCCAGTGGGAATCGGTCACACCTGGACACCCAGAAAACTTTGAAACCAATGGGGTTGAAGTCACTACTGGTCCATTGGGACAGGGAATTGCCAATGGTGTGGGTTTGGCAATGGCAGAAGCACACTTAGCTGCTAGGTTCAACAAACCTGATGCTACGATTGTCGATCATTACACCTACGTCATCCTTGGTGATGGTTGCAACATGGAAGGGGTGTCTGGTGAAGCCTGTTCTTTAGCGGGTCACCTAGGACTTGGTAAACTCATCGCCCTCTACGATGACAACCATATTTCCATCGACGGCTCTACTGACTTAGCCTTTACTGAAGATGTGGGTAAGCGCTTTGAAGCGTATGGCTGGCACGTCCAACATGTAGAAAGTGGTAACACTAACCTCGAAGCTATCAATGATGCCATAGCAGCAGCCAAAGCCGTAACAGATAAGCCATCTTTTATTAAGGTAACCACCACCATTGGCTATGGTTCTCCTAACAAAGCCAATTCACATGCTGTCCATGGTGCAGCTTTAGGTGGGGATGAAGTGGAGGCCACTCGCCAACACCTGGGATGGGAATATGAACCCTTTGTAGTTCCAGATGATGCTCTCAACCATTTCCGGAAAGCTGTGGAACGCGGTACGGAAGCTGAAGCTGCCTGGAATCAAACCCTAGCTGATTACAAAGCCAAGTATCCTGAACAATCAGCAGAATTTGAGCAAATTACCAGTGGCAAACTCCCGGAAGGATGGGAAAAAGCCCTGCCGACCTACACGCCGGAAGACAAGGGAGTAGCAACCCGTAAACATTCTCAAGCCACTCTCAATGCACTTGCTCCCGTACTGCCTCAATTGATTGGTGGTTCCGCTGACCTCGCTCCCTCCAATCTCACTTTATTGACGATATCTGGGGATTTCCAGAAAGGGCAATATGAAAACCGGAACCTGCGCTTTGGTGTCCGGGAACATGGCATGGGCGCGATTTGCAATGGCATTGCCCTTCACAACTCTGGCTTGATTCCTTATGGAGCAACTTTCCTCATTTTCACTGACTATATGCGGGCAGCAATTCGCCTGTCGGCTCTATCACAAGCTGGGGTAATTTGGGTAATGACCCACGACTCGGTAGCCTTAGGTGAAGATGGTCCGACACACCAACCTGTCGAAACCATTGCGTCCCTAAGGGCTATACCAAATCTGGTAGTCCTTCGACCTGCTGATGGCAACGAAACCTCTGGGGCTTATAAGGTAGCTATTGAGCGTCGTGATGCTCCAACTCTCATCGCCTTTACCCGACAAGGTCTACCTAACCTAGCTGGTAGTTCCATTGAACGGGCGACCAAAGGAGCTTACGTCCTCTCTGACAGCGATGGCACTCCTGACATTATCCTGATAGGGACTGGTAGCGAAGTGTCACTGTGTGTCCAAGGGGCTGAGCAGTTGCGAGAGGAAGGTAAGAAAGTGCGTGTTGTTTCGATGCCAAGCTGGGAACTTTTTGAAGCCCAGGATGAAGCCTATCGGGAATCCGTATTGCCCAAAGCAGTTACCAAGCGCCTCGCGGTCGAAGCTGGTGTCAGCTTTGGTTGGTGCCGTTACTTGGGTACCGAGGGTGATATGATCAGTATTGATCGCTTTGGTGTTTCTGCTCCCGGTGGCGTCGCTATGGCGAAGTTTGGTTACACGGTTGAGAATGTAGTCGCTAAAGCCAAAGCCTTGTTGGGATAA
- the sds gene encoding solanesyl diphosphate synthase has translation MTSVTSLFASVEADLYLLSENLKNLIGASHPILYAAAEHLFGAGGKRLRPAIVLLVSRATITNSKITPRHRRLAEITEMIHTASLVHDDVIDESEVRRTVPTVNSLFNNRIAVLAGDFLFGQSAWYLANLDNLEVVKLLSEVIKDMAEGEIQQGLSRFDTTTTIEGYLAKTYNKTASLMANSAKAAGCLSGVSDQIAENLYHYGHNLGLAFQIVDDILDFTASTDVLGKPAGSDLVSGNLTAPVLFALEEKPYLEVLIEREFAQPEDKEQALALVRDSKGIKRSREMAAKYAQAAVKNISVLKPSESKQALIDLSDYVLSRLY, from the coding sequence ATGACCTCAGTGACCTCCCTTTTTGCTTCCGTAGAAGCAGATCTGTATCTATTGAGTGAAAACTTAAAAAACCTGATTGGTGCCAGTCACCCAATCTTATACGCTGCAGCTGAACACTTATTCGGAGCTGGGGGAAAGCGGTTACGACCAGCCATTGTATTGTTGGTCTCACGGGCAACCATAACCAACTCCAAGATTACCCCACGTCATCGCCGTCTAGCAGAAATTACTGAGATGATTCACACCGCTTCTCTGGTGCATGATGACGTCATAGACGAGTCAGAGGTACGCCGCACGGTGCCAACTGTTAATAGCTTGTTCAATAACAGAATCGCTGTGCTCGCTGGTGACTTTCTGTTTGGTCAATCCGCTTGGTATCTAGCTAATCTGGATAACTTAGAGGTAGTTAAGCTGCTCTCTGAAGTTATTAAAGATATGGCAGAGGGGGAAATCCAACAAGGACTGAGCCGATTTGACACCACAACAACTATAGAAGGCTACTTGGCAAAAACTTATAACAAGACAGCTTCACTGATGGCTAATAGTGCTAAAGCAGCGGGATGCCTAAGTGGTGTTTCAGATCAGATAGCCGAAAATTTATATCACTACGGACATAATTTGGGGTTGGCGTTTCAGATTGTAGATGATATCCTAGACTTTACAGCCTCCACAGATGTGTTAGGTAAACCCGCAGGGTCAGATTTAGTAAGTGGAAACCTCACAGCACCAGTTTTATTTGCCCTCGAAGAAAAACCCTACCTAGAGGTGCTGATAGAGCGAGAGTTTGCCCAGCCGGAGGATAAAGAACAAGCCTTGGCACTGGTCAGGGATAGTAAAGGAATTAAGCGATCGCGGGAAATGGCTGCTAAATATGCTCAGGCAGCAGTTAAAAATATATCAGTGTTGAAACCCTCAGAATCCAAACAAGCTCTGATTGACCTCAGCGACTATGTCTTGAGTCGCTTATACTAG
- a CDS encoding mechanosensitive ion channel family protein, giving the protein MSKVIWQNDWFIWAIALGIGFPLLVIILTEITHRLQRRGQPIAATLRLVRNRVLPVLVFLLFIQNVVELDLDNNIVKLVETLLWIFVIDVSLSLINSVLFEAAGENTWRGRIPKLLLDLSRFFLVALGSAIMLSRVWGADLAGLATALGVGSIVIGLALQDSLGSVFSGVALLFARPFEVGDWLQIGDKVGQVIDMNWRAVHLVTRDGDMIIIPHQVLGGEIVLNYSKPKRLHVETFRIDFDSDDPPNLIKQVLKETALATEGILSDPSPEIRTMEYNDYRGNYEVKFSIEDYKDAPRIREQLMTRIWYAAQRNNLGPTIPIYRLRKLDSEPNQADSTLTKFTESLKSMPVFVPVAKQQKNLENFSKGAVLQHFGVGETVIREGDPGHALYIIIAGKAVLNLKDSYGEQQEVMTLSSGDFFGEMALFSGKPSSVSVKVVEDLQTIALYSDLVNQMIESTPSLAREIGQIIEARRKAIDEVKQANLASSNGAELSTQA; this is encoded by the coding sequence ATGAGCAAAGTAATATGGCAAAACGATTGGTTTATCTGGGCAATAGCCTTAGGGATAGGGTTCCCGCTCCTGGTAATTATTCTCACAGAAATTACTCATCGTCTACAAAGACGCGGTCAGCCTATAGCAGCTACGCTCCGCCTAGTTCGTAACCGTGTCTTACCTGTCTTAGTATTCCTGCTATTTATCCAGAATGTAGTTGAGTTAGACCTGGACAACAATATTGTCAAGCTTGTCGAGACCCTGCTCTGGATATTTGTTATAGACGTCTCTCTGTCTCTAATCAATTCGGTTTTGTTTGAAGCCGCTGGGGAAAATACATGGCGAGGACGGATCCCAAAACTACTCCTAGATTTGTCAAGATTTTTTTTGGTAGCCCTTGGTAGTGCCATTATGCTATCGAGAGTGTGGGGAGCCGACCTCGCTGGTCTTGCTACTGCCTTGGGTGTGGGTTCTATTGTTATCGGCTTGGCCCTTCAGGACTCTCTGGGCAGCGTCTTTTCTGGCGTTGCCCTACTGTTTGCTCGTCCCTTTGAAGTCGGTGATTGGTTGCAGATTGGAGACAAAGTTGGTCAGGTCATTGATATGAATTGGCGAGCTGTTCACCTGGTAACCCGGGACGGTGACATGATTATTATTCCCCATCAGGTACTTGGGGGAGAAATAGTCCTCAATTACAGCAAACCGAAACGGCTTCATGTAGAAACCTTTAGGATTGACTTTGACAGTGATGATCCACCCAACTTGATTAAGCAAGTACTAAAAGAAACGGCACTGGCCACAGAAGGGATATTGAGTGATCCTTCCCCAGAGATCCGCACCATGGAATATAACGACTATCGGGGTAACTATGAGGTCAAGTTTTCTATCGAAGACTATAAGGATGCGCCCAGAATCCGTGAACAGTTGATGACCCGTATCTGGTATGCAGCCCAGCGGAACAATCTTGGACCTACCATTCCGATCTATAGACTCCGTAAACTCGATAGTGAACCTAATCAGGCAGATAGCACTTTGACAAAGTTTACTGAGAGCCTGAAGTCAATGCCTGTCTTTGTTCCTGTAGCTAAACAGCAAAAGAACTTGGAGAATTTCTCGAAAGGAGCAGTTCTACAACATTTCGGTGTGGGAGAAACCGTGATTCGTGAAGGGGATCCTGGTCATGCTCTGTACATTATTATTGCTGGGAAAGCTGTACTCAACCTCAAAGATAGTTATGGTGAACAACAGGAGGTGATGACTCTGTCCAGTGGTGATTTTTTTGGCGAAATGGCACTGTTTAGCGGTAAACCAAGCTCAGTATCCGTTAAGGTTGTGGAAGATTTGCAAACTATTGCGCTTTATTCAGATCTGGTTAATCAGATGATAGAAAGCACACCAAGTCTCGCCCGTGAAATCGGTCAAATTATCGAAGCACGACGGAAAGCGATAGATGAGGTGAAACAAGCCAATCTTGCATCCAGTAATGGAGCCGAGTTATCAACTCAAGCTTAA
- a CDS encoding adenylate/guanylate cyclase domain-containing protein, which produces MGFLNNLSIRSKLIFMLLALSTCSLFVTAYIGYRSGKSHLSKTVSNQLTSLRASKADQIESYFEDIRHQTQTLSENLMVVEAMQEFKTAYNQLQESRTPTDTPTDLEDTLKEYYRQEFLTKLAETSDGKPVLESYLPQTSAARYLQYYYIATNPNPAGEKHLLDDPEDKSEYSSIHARYHRIFRNIVEKFGYQDMLLIDPQTGEIVYSVFKETDFATSLTTGPYSDSNLAFALADLRKAKGKDYVEIFDFDSYRPSFGAPVAFIAAPIYDGSQFIGVLAFQLPVNQINNVMTGYRKWKSNGLGDTGEIYLVGEDYLMRSVSRFLIQDPTGYSKALREQGIKEQILKRIEKFGTSILQQPVKTEAVKAALAGQEGTQIINDYRGIEVLSSYAPLNIDGLEWVILSEMDLAEAYAPVYAFQKRVLVSAALIILLITLLAMGLAHVFVQPVRTLIASARKVRDGQVDAVVNLDSEDEFGELAESFNQMVGSLRTQTQLVEQKNRENEKLLTSVFPDSVAKRLKRGETNIAESVSNVTVLFSDIAGFGQLSRSMDTHEVIAMLNDLVSLFDQATAKYGIEKIKTIGDNYMAVCGLSILHLDHQKRTVDFGLEMLALTHRFSHERGLDLDLEIGIHSGDIVAGIVGREKVVYDVWGDTVNVANKLMFECPRGAILVSQNVYNSLHDIYDFEQADGITPNGKNQQKAWLLKTAQELVGSTV; this is translated from the coding sequence ATGGGATTTCTCAACAATTTGAGTATCAGGTCAAAACTTATATTTATGTTGCTGGCTCTGAGCACTTGCTCGCTGTTCGTGACTGCTTATATCGGTTATCGGAGTGGTAAGTCTCATCTGAGCAAAACAGTATCAAACCAGTTAACCAGTCTACGAGCTTCCAAAGCAGATCAAATAGAATCATACTTTGAAGATATTCGCCATCAGACCCAGACCCTGAGTGAAAACTTAATGGTGGTCGAGGCGATGCAGGAATTTAAGACAGCCTACAACCAACTACAAGAATCTAGGACACCAACTGATACACCAACTGATTTAGAGGACACCCTCAAGGAATACTACCGTCAAGAATTTCTGACCAAACTAGCGGAAACTAGCGACGGCAAGCCTGTATTAGAATCCTACTTACCACAAACCTCTGCGGCTCGTTACCTCCAGTACTATTACATAGCTACTAACCCCAACCCAGCTGGGGAGAAACATCTCCTTGATGATCCAGAAGACAAAAGTGAGTACAGTAGTATTCACGCCCGCTACCACCGGATTTTTCGCAACATTGTTGAAAAGTTTGGCTACCAGGATATGTTGCTGATCGATCCTCAAACCGGTGAGATTGTCTACTCAGTTTTTAAAGAAACTGACTTTGCCACCAGTCTCACCACTGGACCATACAGTGATAGTAACTTGGCTTTCGCCTTAGCCGACCTCCGAAAAGCCAAGGGAAAGGATTATGTGGAGATCTTTGATTTTGATTCCTACCGTCCTTCTTTTGGAGCCCCAGTAGCATTTATTGCTGCTCCCATCTATGACGGCTCCCAATTTATAGGTGTTTTGGCATTCCAGCTTCCGGTTAATCAGATTAACAATGTCATGACAGGTTACCGTAAATGGAAGAGTAATGGTCTTGGGGATACAGGAGAGATCTATCTAGTCGGAGAAGATTATCTGATGCGATCAGTTTCCCGTTTCCTGATTCAAGACCCGACAGGTTATAGTAAAGCCTTGCGAGAACAGGGTATAAAGGAACAGATCCTTAAACGAATCGAGAAGTTCGGTACATCAATTCTTCAACAGCCAGTCAAGACAGAAGCTGTAAAAGCAGCGTTAGCTGGGCAAGAAGGCACCCAGATTATCAATGATTATCGGGGTATTGAAGTTTTGAGTTCCTACGCTCCCTTAAACATCGATGGATTGGAGTGGGTTATCCTCTCCGAGATGGATCTTGCCGAAGCTTATGCCCCAGTTTACGCCTTTCAAAAGAGAGTTTTGGTTTCAGCTGCCTTGATCATACTCCTGATCACCCTACTTGCTATGGGGCTTGCCCATGTGTTTGTCCAACCAGTTAGAACTTTAATTGCTAGCGCCCGAAAAGTGAGGGATGGACAAGTTGATGCGGTTGTGAATCTAGACTCGGAAGACGAATTTGGGGAGTTAGCTGAGTCATTTAATCAAATGGTTGGCAGCTTACGCACTCAAACTCAACTGGTCGAGCAGAAAAATCGCGAAAATGAAAAGTTACTCACAAGTGTATTTCCCGACTCCGTAGCCAAACGTCTCAAACGGGGAGAGACAAACATTGCTGAGAGTGTTTCCAATGTTACGGTTTTGTTCTCCGACATTGCTGGATTCGGCCAGCTTTCTAGGTCCATGGATACCCATGAAGTCATTGCTATGCTTAATGATCTAGTAAGTCTGTTCGATCAAGCCACGGCCAAATACGGAATAGAGAAAATTAAAACCATTGGTGACAACTATATGGCGGTCTGTGGATTATCAATCTTACATCTAGACCATCAAAAACGGACGGTAGATTTTGGTTTGGAAATGCTGGCATTGACCCACCGATTCAGTCATGAACGAGGACTTGATCTAGACCTTGAAATCGGTATCCATTCCGGAGATATTGTTGCTGGCATTGTCGGTCGAGAAAAAGTTGTCTACGACGTTTGGGGCGATACAGTAAATGTTGCCAATAAGCTGATGTTTGAATGCCCACGGGGAGCTATATTAGTGTCTCAAAATGTCTACAACAGTCTCCATGATATTTACGACTTTGAGCAGGCTGATGGCATCACACCTAATGGTAAAAATCAGCAGAAAGCTTGGTTGTTAAAAACTGCACAGGAATTAGTAGGTTCAACAGTGTAG
- the nadA gene encoding quinolinate synthase NadA translates to MFVTESTTKNNYFSSLPDDLFGAIEDLKKELNAVILVHYYQEPDIQDIADYLGDSLTLSRQAATTDADVIVFAGVHFMAETAKILNPNKLVLLPDLNAGCSMADGCPPEEFAAFKAAHPDHLVVCYVNCSAAVKAMSDIICTSSNAVDIVNQIPKEQPIIFAPDKNLGRYVSEQTGRDLVLWDGSCMIHEIFSEKKIVQLKIEHPQAEFIAHPECEAPVLRHADYIGSTRALFEYSQASAAEKFIVATEPGILYQMEKHMPHKHFIAAPATTCACNECPHMRLNTLEKLYLAMKNRAPEITLPEDIRVAALKPMQRMLEMSAQISAAKQMLSSV, encoded by the coding sequence ATGTTTGTCACAGAATCAACAACAAAAAACAACTACTTTAGCTCTCTTCCAGATGACTTATTCGGAGCTATTGAAGACCTCAAGAAGGAGCTAAATGCAGTTATTTTAGTTCACTACTATCAAGAGCCTGATATTCAAGATATTGCTGACTATTTGGGTGACTCTTTAACTTTATCTCGCCAGGCTGCTACTACAGATGCTGATGTGATCGTCTTTGCTGGAGTCCATTTCATGGCAGAAACTGCCAAAATCCTTAACCCTAACAAGTTAGTATTATTACCTGATTTAAATGCGGGTTGCTCTATGGCTGATGGCTGTCCTCCCGAAGAGTTTGCTGCTTTCAAAGCTGCCCATCCTGATCATTTAGTAGTGTGTTACGTTAATTGCTCTGCTGCGGTTAAAGCAATGAGCGATATTATTTGTACCAGCTCTAATGCGGTAGATATTGTTAATCAAATCCCAAAAGAGCAGCCAATTATTTTCGCTCCTGATAAAAACCTTGGTCGCTATGTCAGCGAACAAACAGGAAGGGATTTAGTACTTTGGGATGGGAGTTGTATGATTCATGAAATTTTTTCGGAAAAGAAGATCGTACAACTCAAAATTGAACATCCTCAAGCAGAATTTATTGCTCATCCCGAATGTGAAGCTCCAGTGTTACGCCATGCGGATTACATTGGTTCAACGAGAGCTTTGTTTGAGTATAGCCAGGCAAGTGCTGCGGAGAAATTTATCGTTGCTACTGAACCCGGTATTCTGTATCAAATGGAAAAGCATATGCCCCACAAGCATTTTATTGCCGCACCAGCAACGACCTGTGCATGTAATGAATGCCCTCACATGCGGTTGAATACTTTGGAAAAATTATATTTGGCAATGAAAAATCGGGCACCAGAAATTACTTTACCAGAAGACATTCGGGTTGCTGCACTCAAGCCCATGCAACGGATGTTAGAGATGTCAGCGCAGATTTCCGCTGCTAAACAGATGTTGTCCAGTGTCTAA